In Carya illinoinensis cultivar Pawnee chromosome 6, C.illinoinensisPawnee_v1, whole genome shotgun sequence, a single genomic region encodes these proteins:
- the LOC122314168 gene encoding mechanosensitive ion channel protein 8-like — protein sequence MRAVKPSDRGEVVVKIDEGDSNNKEYAGGSVRLRQKESSLDGEQQQPPQQAERCRSSMSEGAEVVRCTSNTSFQRRSSLSRSAKTKSRMMDQYEEPERRSDRVPWSGQLRSGLLPKALDDDEDDPLWEDFPDDYRKMKLSTLTILQFVSLIVIIAFFICSLFIHYLKEKHLWKLKLWKWQVLILVLICGRLVSGWGIRIVVFFVERSFVLRKRVLYFVYGVRKAVQNCLWLGLVLLAWHFLFDKKVERETKSDKLKYVTKVLVCLLVGTLAWLVKTLMVKVLASSFHVSTYFDRIQESLFIQYVIETLSGPPLIEIRNAEEEEEEARISDEVNKLLNAGGAMPSDLKGTAFPPPKNGKIIGSSGLLQRTPGVKNEKAMSKRGDDHGISIEHLHMLNPKNVSAWNMKKLMKIVRNETLTTLDGQILNATNKDESNTHIWSEPEAKAAAKKIFQIVAKHGAKYIYLEDLMRFLREDEALKTMGLFEGAHETRRISKSSLMNWVVNVFRERRALALTLNDTKTAVKILNRIVNVIVGLVVFVIWLLILGIATTRFLVFLSSQLFLVAFIFGNTCKTVFEAIIFIFVMHPFDVGDRCEIEGVQMVVEEMNILTTKFLRDDNTKVLFPNSVLSTKPINNFYRSPDMGDAVEFCIHISTPTEKIAIIKHRIISYIEDKNEHWYPSPMFVFIDVIELNRVKLAVWLTHRMSHQDMGERWVRRSLLVEEMVKIFLELDIQYRLLPVDINVCTMPHESSAQLPCTWTETSTG from the exons ATGAGGGCAGTTAAGCCATCCGACCGCGGAGAAGTCGTCGTGAAAATCGACGAGGGAGATTCAAACAATAAAGAGTACGCAGGCGGTTCTGTGCGACTTCGTCAAAAGGAAAGCTCTCTTGATGGAGAGCAACAACAGCCGCCGCAACAAGCGGAACGATGTCGCAGCAGTATGTCTGAAGGTGCAGAGGTGGTGAGGTGTACATCAAACACATCGTTTCAGAGAAGGTCGAGCTTGTCGAGATCAGCAAAGACGAAGTCGCGGATGATGGACCAATATGAAGAGCCAGAGAGGCGGTCAGACCGGGTTCCCTGGTCGGGACAGCTTCGGTCTGGTTTACTTCCGAAGGCGTTGGACGACGATGAAGACGATCCGTTATGGGAGGACTTTCCGGACGATTACAGGAAGATGAAGTTGAGCACTTTGACTATCTTGCAATTTGTGAGTTTGATTGTGATAATCGCCTTTTTTATCTGCTctctttttattcattatctGAAAGAGAAGCATTTGTGGAAGCTCAAACTGTGGAAATGGCAAGTTCTGATATTGGTCTTGATCTGTGGGAGGTTGGTGTCTGGGTGGGGGATTCGGATCGTAGTGTTCTTTGTAGAAAGGAGTTTCGTTTTACGTAAAAGGGTTCTTTATTTTGTATATGGTGTACGAAAGGCCGTGCAGAATTGTCTGTGGTTAGGGCTTGTTTTGCTAGCTTggcattttctttttgataagaaGGTTGAGAGAGAGACCAAGAGTGATAAGCTTAAGTATGTGACTAAGGTGCTTGTGTGTTTGTTGGTGGGTACCTTGGCTTGGTTGGTGAAGACCCTTATGGTGAAAGTTCTGGCTTCTTCTTTTCATGTTAGTACCTATTTTGATAGGATTCAGGAGTCTTTGTTTATTCAGTATGTGATTGAGACGCTTTCGGGGCCGCCATTGATTGAGATTCGAAAtgcagaggaggaggaggaggaggctaggATTTCTGATGAGGTCAATAAGTTACTGAATGCTGGTGGTGCTATGCCCTCTGATCTCAAGGGAACTGCTTTCCCCCCTCCAAAGAATGGAAAGATTATAGGGAGTAGTGGACTTCTGCAGAGGACCCCTGGAGTGAAAAATGAGAAGGCAATGTCCAAGAGGGGAGATGATCATGGAATAAGCATTGAACACCTGCATATGTTGAATCCGAAGAATGTGTCAGCTTGGAATATGAAGAAGTTGATGAAGATTGTTCGGAATGAGACTCTTACCACCCTGGATGGACAGATATTGAATGCCACGAACAAGGACGAGTCTAATACACATATTTGGAGTGAGCCGGAGGCGAAAGCTGCAGCCAAGAAGATATTTCAGATTGTTGCCAAACATGGGGCCAA GTACATCTACTTGGAAGATTTGATGCGATTCTTGCGAGAAGATGAGGCTTTAAAGACCATGGGTCTCTTTGAAGGAGCCCATGAGACcaggagaatcagcaaatcatCCTTGATGAACTGGGTG GTCAATGTGTTCCGAGAGCGGAGAGCACTCGCTTTGACGTTGAATGATACCAAAACAGCCGTGAAAATACTTAATCGTATTGTGAACGTGATAGTTGGCCTTGTTGTGTTTGTTATTTGGCTTCTGATTCTGGGAATCGCCACCACCAGATTTCTTGTCTTTCTAAGCTCTCAGCTCTTCCttgttgcatttatttttgGGAACACCTGCAAGACGGTGTTTGAAGCAATCATCTTCATATTTGTAATGCACCCGTTTGATGTGGGAGACAGGTGTGAGATTGAAGGAGTTCAG ATGGTTGTAGAAGAAATGAACATCTTAACTACTAAATTTCTGAGAGACGACAACACGAAGGTTCTTTTCCCGAACAGTGTTCTTTCTACTAAGCCTATCAATAACTTCTATCGCAGCCCTGACATGGGAGATGCTGTTGAATTCTGCATCCATATATCAACTCCGACAGAGAAGATTGCAATCATTAAACACAGAATTATAAG TTATATTGAGGACAAGAACGAGCACTGGTATCCTTCACCCATGTTTGTATTCATTGACGTGATAGAGTTAAACAGAGTGAAGTTAGCTGTATGGCTGACACACAGAATGAGCCACCAAGACATGGGAGAAAGGTGGGTAAGGAGATCCCTTTTGGTTGAAGAGATGGTTAAGATTTTCCTTGAGCTTGACATTCAATACCGCCTGTTGCCCGTCGACATTAATGTCTGCACCATGCCTCATGAGAGCTCCGCCCAACTTCCCTGTACTTGGACGGAAACCAGTACTGGTTGA